One Pectobacterium colocasium DNA segment encodes these proteins:
- a CDS encoding ArsR/SmtB family transcription factor — protein sequence MTLSNSDREFMQDGAEKAAALLRAMGNENRLLVLCLLIERKEMSVGALLEHIPLSQSALSQHLAKMREEELISYRRESQTLYYRIENQNVEALVATLKTLFCP from the coding sequence ATGACGTTAAGCAATTCGGATCGCGAATTCATGCAGGACGGTGCGGAAAAAGCGGCGGCGCTGCTGCGCGCGATGGGTAACGAAAACCGGCTGCTGGTACTTTGCCTGCTCATCGAGCGCAAGGAAATGTCGGTTGGTGCGCTGCTTGAGCACATCCCGCTCAGCCAGTCCGCTCTCTCACAACATCTGGCGAAAATGCGTGAGGAAGAGTTGATTAGCTATCGACGCGAATCTCAAACGCTGTACTACCGCATCGAAAATCAGAATGTAGAAGCCCTCGTCGCCACGTTGAAAACCCTTTTCTGCCCCTGA
- a CDS encoding TonB-dependent siderophore receptor, with translation MKLPQSRRYLATLIGVSCGMTSFLSAAQTSTTSSTEPASQVQNQDETKTSGDTMVVTAAEQTRQAPGVSVITSEDISKRPPANDLSDLIRTMPGVNLSGNSTSGQRGNNRQIDIRGMGPENTLILVDGKPVSSRTAVRYGWRGERDTRGDTNWVPADMVERIEVLRGPAAARYGNGAAGGVVNIITKQPSQEWHGTWNTYLNAPEHSSEGATKRTDFSLMGGLTDNLSFRLYGNLNKTQADARDINEGHQSARAGNQSASLPSGREGVRNKDINGLLRWDMTQQQSLEFEAGSSRQGNIYAGDSQNTNTNPLVVSNYGKETNRMYRQNFAVTHRGYWDSGVSSTSYLQYERTHNTRILEGLSGGLEGIFDTNNPNQFGTIKLDNFTAHNEVNLPLNLWVDQVLTFGVEWNEQKMTDPVSNTQTTTEAGSVGSLSSSGRSEKSAARLASAFVEDNVELTDSTMLTPALRVDHHSTAGTNWSPSLNLSQELGDDYTLKLGIARAYKAPNLYQTNENYLLYSRGQGCAGGTSCYLIGNENLKAETSLNKEIGLEFHRDGLIAGITYFHNDYRNKIEAGNTVIGKAVGGTNNQYANANIFQWGNVPKAVIQGLEGNLTVPVTETINWRNNLTWMLESKNKTTGDYLSITPEFTLNSSVDWQATEKLSFLADVTWYGRQKPKKYNYKGERVTGSATNELSPYALFGLSSTYTFNKNLSVTGGVENLFDKRLFRAGNAQDVVNNNVVTIAGAGAATYNEPGRTFFVSVKTSF, from the coding sequence ATGAAACTACCACAATCGCGTCGTTATCTGGCGACGCTCATTGGCGTTAGCTGCGGGATGACATCGTTTCTGAGCGCTGCGCAGACCTCGACCACGTCTTCAACAGAACCTGCTTCTCAGGTGCAAAATCAGGACGAAACGAAAACATCGGGCGACACGATGGTGGTAACGGCCGCAGAGCAAACCCGTCAGGCTCCCGGCGTATCGGTGATTACGTCTGAGGATATCAGCAAGCGTCCACCTGCTAACGATCTGTCGGATCTGATTCGTACCATGCCGGGCGTTAATCTATCCGGTAACTCAACCAGCGGCCAGCGCGGTAACAATCGCCAGATCGATATTCGCGGTATGGGGCCGGAAAACACCTTGATTTTGGTGGATGGCAAGCCAGTATCAAGCCGTACCGCCGTGCGTTATGGCTGGCGTGGCGAACGTGATACCCGTGGTGACACCAACTGGGTGCCTGCTGATATGGTCGAGCGTATTGAAGTGCTGCGTGGCCCGGCGGCGGCACGCTATGGTAACGGTGCCGCGGGCGGCGTAGTCAATATCATCACTAAGCAGCCAAGTCAGGAATGGCACGGTACCTGGAATACCTATCTGAACGCGCCGGAGCATAGCTCGGAAGGCGCCACCAAGCGTACCGATTTCAGCCTGATGGGCGGCCTGACCGACAACCTGAGCTTCCGTCTGTACGGTAACCTGAACAAAACCCAGGCTGATGCACGCGATATTAACGAAGGGCATCAGTCTGCACGCGCAGGTAATCAGTCAGCTTCCCTGCCTTCCGGGCGTGAAGGGGTACGTAATAAGGATATCAACGGCCTGCTGCGCTGGGATATGACCCAGCAACAATCGCTAGAGTTTGAAGCGGGTTCCAGCCGTCAGGGCAATATCTATGCGGGTGATTCGCAAAACACTAACACTAACCCGCTAGTTGTCAGTAATTATGGCAAGGAAACCAACCGCATGTACCGCCAAAACTTTGCGGTTACGCATCGCGGTTATTGGGACAGCGGCGTCAGTTCTACGTCGTATCTGCAATACGAACGTACGCACAATACCCGTATCCTTGAGGGGCTGTCCGGCGGCTTAGAAGGTATTTTTGATACCAATAATCCGAACCAATTCGGCACCATCAAACTGGATAATTTTACCGCGCACAACGAGGTCAATCTTCCGCTGAATCTCTGGGTCGACCAGGTGTTAACGTTCGGGGTGGAGTGGAACGAACAGAAGATGACGGATCCGGTGTCGAACACGCAGACGACAACCGAAGCGGGGAGTGTAGGATCGCTGAGCAGCAGCGGCCGCAGTGAGAAATCTGCCGCGCGTCTGGCTTCTGCTTTCGTGGAAGATAACGTCGAACTGACGGATAGCACCATGTTAACGCCGGCGCTGCGTGTCGATCATCACAGCACGGCAGGCACCAACTGGAGCCCGTCGCTCAACCTGTCGCAGGAATTAGGTGACGACTATACGCTGAAGTTAGGTATCGCCCGCGCTTACAAAGCGCCAAACCTGTACCAGACCAACGAGAATTACCTCCTCTATAGCCGTGGGCAGGGCTGTGCGGGTGGGACGTCCTGCTATTTGATCGGTAATGAAAACCTGAAAGCGGAAACCAGCCTGAATAAAGAGATTGGTCTGGAGTTTCATCGCGATGGGTTGATCGCGGGCATCACCTACTTCCATAACGATTACCGTAACAAAATTGAAGCAGGCAACACGGTTATCGGTAAAGCGGTGGGCGGAACCAATAATCAATATGCCAACGCCAATATCTTCCAGTGGGGCAATGTGCCGAAAGCGGTTATTCAGGGGCTGGAAGGTAACCTGACGGTTCCTGTTACGGAGACGATCAACTGGCGTAATAACCTGACCTGGATGCTGGAATCGAAAAATAAAACCACGGGCGATTATCTGTCGATTACGCCGGAATTTACCCTGAATTCCTCGGTGGACTGGCAGGCGACGGAGAAGCTCTCTTTCCTGGCTGATGTGACCTGGTATGGCCGTCAAAAGCCGAAGAAATATAACTACAAAGGTGAACGTGTAACCGGTAGCGCGACCAACGAGTTAAGCCCTTATGCGCTGTTCGGGTTAAGCAGCACCTATACGTTTAACAAGAACCTGAGCGTGACGGGCGGCGTAGAAAACCTGTTTGATAAACGCCTGTTCCGTGCCGGTAATGCGCAGGATGTGGTGAACAATAACGTGGTGACCATCGCGGGAGCCGGTGCTGCAACCTATAACGAACCGGGTCGGACGTTCTTTGTGAGTGTGAAAACGTCGTTCTAA
- a CDS encoding RtcB family protein, whose protein sequence is MSTFTRLQKRLSRLGIDTDYQHSIYHLRRQHAEAQVLLPETLPLEEKAVQQLLDFASVHLPGSDARVCAARATPDFHPGTLAPVGSIVATTENFVIPAAIGTDINCGMRLLTTGVQHTDADAHKPELIQALKNTLLLDQRDVPVTPDSFSALFDEGLSAWLAALPLQGLWQEVDFRRLSTELALIAGAEAVRAHSRHAPEPFFAPREILRPSSLGTVGSGNHFVELQIVDAVLDRHAAYQAGVQEGEVVIMIHTGSRDVGFYVGQRGIDKARACWPAGEKYPASGLFGLVDEQATDYMEAMGVAARYAWINRIVLTELIRSSWKQVFARDTSKLVVDLSHNIILPEHGMNLHRKGATPAKAGAFALIPGSMGDYSYLVTGKGNPDWLWSCSHGAGRAERRQSMRNKVDTVKSADALPWQCITLKDERLREEAPAAYKPVTPVIDIQEQSGLIQPVARLRPWLTFKA, encoded by the coding sequence ATGTCTACATTTACTCGCTTACAAAAACGTTTATCCCGTTTGGGGATAGACACTGATTACCAACATTCTATTTATCATCTTCGCAGGCAGCATGCAGAAGCGCAGGTTCTGTTGCCGGAAACCTTGCCGCTGGAAGAAAAGGCGGTTCAGCAACTGCTGGATTTCGCCTCGGTACACCTACCGGGCAGCGATGCACGCGTCTGTGCCGCTCGTGCCACGCCGGATTTTCACCCCGGTACGCTTGCGCCCGTCGGCAGCATTGTCGCCACCACGGAGAATTTCGTTATCCCTGCGGCGATTGGGACGGATATCAACTGCGGTATGCGTTTGCTGACCACGGGCGTGCAGCATACGGATGCTGATGCGCACAAACCGGAGCTGATTCAGGCGCTCAAAAACACGTTACTGCTGGATCAGCGCGATGTTCCCGTAACGCCAGATTCGTTTTCTGCTCTCTTTGACGAAGGGCTTTCGGCGTGGCTGGCTGCACTGCCCTTGCAGGGACTCTGGCAGGAGGTGGACTTCCGGCGTTTATCGACAGAACTTGCCTTGATTGCCGGAGCCGAGGCTGTCCGCGCCCACAGTCGCCATGCGCCTGAGCCATTTTTTGCACCGCGCGAGATTCTTCGTCCTTCCAGTTTGGGTACGGTTGGGTCGGGTAACCATTTCGTTGAGTTGCAAATTGTTGACGCTGTTTTGGACCGACATGCGGCGTATCAGGCTGGCGTACAGGAAGGCGAAGTCGTGATTATGATTCATACCGGTTCACGGGACGTCGGCTTTTATGTCGGCCAACGTGGGATCGATAAAGCACGAGCCTGCTGGCCAGCGGGAGAAAAATACCCGGCGTCCGGCCTGTTTGGTCTGGTTGATGAGCAAGCGACGGACTATATGGAAGCCATGGGCGTGGCCGCCCGCTATGCGTGGATCAATCGGATCGTGCTGACGGAACTGATTCGCTCATCCTGGAAACAGGTGTTTGCGCGCGATACCAGCAAGCTGGTGGTCGATCTGTCGCATAACATCATTCTGCCGGAACATGGGATGAACCTGCATCGGAAGGGCGCGACCCCGGCCAAAGCCGGAGCGTTCGCGCTGATTCCTGGTTCGATGGGGGACTACTCTTATCTCGTCACGGGGAAGGGGAATCCCGATTGGCTGTGGTCGTGTTCACACGGCGCGGGGCGTGCCGAGCGTCGGCAAAGTATGCGTAATAAGGTTGATACGGTGAAGTCGGCAGATGCGTTGCCCTGGCAATGTATCACGCTGAAGGATGAACGCCTGCGGGAAGAGGCACCAGCGGCCTATAAGCCGGTTACGCCTGTGATTGATATTCAGGAACAGTCAGGACTGATTCAACCCGTGGCGCGGCTGCGGCCGTGGTTGACGTTTAAGGCGTAA
- a CDS encoding helix-turn-helix transcriptional regulator: MRSFTQSSKPIYKDHIVQQSSLVANNYRFIGPRLIDNTPVLFGSFTVVQLNPHLILHTADVINRHNMKTQNLLDDAIKLAIVVSGNAHISFGHQELHLGESQPASLIALTEPTMFTRIGKRDEYERTITLTFDREWLYGNMMDTVGDWQAIHDFTQTHLATHLWTPSRQALAIALQTLDAEPCQTPLQRLYLETQCMSLIIEALTSLTASVAQEKSSGVTLRGYHRIQQIRDMLESGSADHLSMSEIAKSVNMSESTLQRHFRQTFNMSVFEYLRNCRLQRAMLALQKDGIGIAQAASIAGYNSPANFATALRRAFGITPGQLKDRF, from the coding sequence GTGCGCAGCTTCACGCAGTCATCAAAGCCGATCTATAAAGATCACATCGTTCAGCAATCCAGTCTGGTGGCGAATAATTACCGTTTCATCGGTCCACGGTTGATCGATAACACACCGGTGCTCTTTGGGTCATTCACCGTTGTGCAGCTTAATCCGCATCTGATCCTGCATACCGCAGATGTGATTAATCGCCACAATATGAAAACCCAAAACCTGCTGGATGACGCAATCAAACTCGCCATCGTGGTGAGCGGCAATGCGCATATTTCATTTGGCCATCAGGAGTTACATCTGGGAGAGAGCCAACCGGCCTCGCTGATTGCGCTGACGGAACCGACGATGTTTACCCGCATCGGCAAGCGTGATGAATATGAACGAACGATTACGCTGACGTTCGACAGAGAATGGCTTTACGGCAACATGATGGACACCGTTGGCGACTGGCAGGCCATCCACGATTTCACACAGACCCATCTGGCGACACACCTGTGGACACCGTCCCGGCAGGCGCTGGCTATTGCCTTACAAACGCTGGACGCTGAACCTTGCCAAACACCGCTCCAGCGTCTCTATCTGGAAACGCAGTGCATGAGCCTGATTATTGAGGCGTTGACGTCATTAACGGCCAGCGTGGCGCAGGAGAAAAGCAGCGGCGTCACCCTGCGCGGCTACCATCGCATTCAACAGATCAGAGATATGCTGGAAAGCGGCAGCGCCGACCATCTTTCGATGAGTGAGATCGCCAAAAGCGTCAACATGAGCGAAAGCACGCTACAGCGCCATTTTCGCCAGACGTTCAATATGAGCGTGTTTGAGTACCTGCGTAACTGCCGCTTACAGCGCGCCATGTTGGCTTTGCAGAAAGACGGTATCGGTATTGCACAAGCAGCCAGCATCGCCGGTTACAACAGCCCCGCTAACTTTGCCACCGCGCTACGACGTGCATTTGGTATTACACCGGGGCAGTTAAAAGACCGCTTCTGA